From a region of the Betta splendens chromosome 5, fBetSpl5.4, whole genome shotgun sequence genome:
- the wdr1 gene encoding WD repeat-containing protein 1, producing MGKDRPSESCTRFRVCVIGECTAGAASLSPLFHSFGSVALSGTPAETMPYELKQVFASLPQMERGVAKVLGGDPKGKNFLYTNGKSVIIRNIENPAIADIYTEHAHPVTVAKYAPSGFYIASGDASGKLRIWDTTQKEHLLKYEYTPISGKIKDIAWTEDSKRLAAVGDGREKFGAVFLWDTGSSVGELSGHSKTINSVDIKQKRPYRLVLASDDTCGSFFEGPPFKFKFTLRTHSQFVNCVRFSPDGGLFATAGADGQIFLFNGSTGEPVGPLGGEKAHKGGIYAVSWSPDSSKLISASGDKTVKLWDVGAGTAVTTFNLGSDVSDQQLGCLWQNSHLLSISLSGYINYLDQNNPDRPIRTIKGHSKSVQCLTIHKGDGRSYIYSGSHDGHINYWDANTGENDCFSGRGHTNQVSKMLIDESNELVTCSMDDTVRYTNISKKEYSASDIVKMDVQPKSVSVAAGGLSLAVCIGQIVLLKDKKKVFTLNNLDYEPEAGVLHPGGTTAAVGGSDGKIRLYSVQGNTLKADGKVLETKGGVTDMAYSNNGAYLGVTDDKKVVTVFTVADGYSVKNEFYGHHAKTVTLAWSPDNEHFATGGMDMMVYVWTVSDSDQRIKIPDTHRLHHVSGLAWLDEHTLVTTSHDASIKQWTITY from the exons ATGGGCAAAGACAGGCCGAGCGAGAGCTGCACCCGCTTCCGTGTTTGTGTGATCGGGGAGTGCACAGCCGGGGCAGCCTCACTGTCGCCACTGTTTCATTCATTTGGAAGTGTAGCGTTAAGCGGGACACCAGCGGAGACCATGCCGTATGAACTGA AACAAGTGTTTGCCAGCCTCCCGCAGATGGAGAGGGGGGTGGCGAAGGTTCTTGGTGGTGATCCCAAAGGCAAAAACTTCCTGTATACCAATGGGAAGTCTGTCATCATCAGGAACATTGAG AACCCAGCCATAGCGGACATTTACACTGAACACGCCCACCCAGTGACTGTTGCTAAGTATGCCCCCAGTGGATTCTACATTGCTTCTGGAG ATGCATCAGGGAAGCTCCGCATCTGGGACACCACCCAGAAAGAGCACCTGCTCAAGTACGAGTACACCCCTATATCAGGGAAGATCAAGGACATTGCATGGACGGAGGACAGCAAGAGGCTCGCTGCTGTTGGGGATGGACGAGAGAA GTTTGGGGCAGTGTTCCTGTGGGATACCGGCTCCTCCGTGGGAGAACTTTCTGGCCACTCTAAAACGATCAACAGCGTGGACATAAAGCAGAAACGTCCCTACCGCCTGGTCCTCGCCAGCGACGACACCTGCGGCTCCTTCTTCGAGGGCCCTCCCTTCAAGTTCAAGTTCACGTTGCGC ACCCACAGCCAGTTCGTCAACTGTGTCCGTTTCTCTCCAGACGGAGGTCTGTTTGCGACAGCTGGTGCCGACGGCCAG ATTTTCCTCTTTAATGGATCGACTGGTGAGCCTGTTGGACCACTGGGTGGAGAGAAGGCCCACAAGGGCGGAATCTATGCC GTCAGCTGGAGCCCTGACAGCTCCAAACTGATCTCTGCTTCAGGGGACAAGACAGTGAAGCTCTGGGACGTGGGCGCAGGTACAGCTGTCACCACCTTTAACTTGGGCTCTGACGTGTCCGACCAGCAGCTGGGCTGCCTGTGGCAGAATAGCCACCTGCTCAGCATCTCCTTGTCAGGGTACATCAACTACCTCGACCAGAACAACCCTGACCGGCCCATTCGCACGATCAAG GGTCACAGCAAATCTGTTCAGTGTCTGACCATTCACAAAGGTGATGGACGATCATACATCTACTCTGGTAGCCATGATGGACACATCAAT TACTGGGATGCCAACACTGGGGAGAATGACTGCTTCTCAGGAAGAGGCCACACCAACCAAGTGAGCAAGATGCTGATTGATGAGTCCAACGAGCTGGTGACGTGCAGCATGGATGACACGGTGCGCTACACCAACATCAGCAAAAAGGAGTACAG tGCCTCTGATATTGTGAAGATGGATGTTCAACCTAAAAGTGTGTCTgtagcagcaggaggcctgTCACTGGCTGTGTGCATCGGGCAG ATTGTTTTGCTGAAGGACAAGAAAAAAGTCTTCACACTGAACAATCTCGACTatgaaccagaggctggagttCTGCACCCTGGTGGAACCACTGCAGCAGTGGGAGGATCA GATGGGAAAATCCGCCTGTACTCTGTTCAGGGAAACACTCTGAAGGCCGACGGTAAAGTACTGGAGACTAAAGGTGGCGTCACAGACATGGCCTACTCCAACAATGGAGCCTATCTGGGTGTGACTGACGACAAGAAAGTTGTCACAGTCTTTACCGTGGCAGACGGCTACTCG GTCAAAAATGAGTTCTACGGACACCATGCCAAAACAGTGACACTAGCCTGGTCGCCTGATAATGAGCACTTTGCCACCGGAGGGATGGACATGATGGTGTACGTTTGGACCGTTTCTGATTCCGATCAGAGGATCAAAATTCCAG ACACTCACCGGTTGCACCATGTCAGCGGCCTGGCATGGCTAGACGAGCACACTCTAGTCACCACCTCTCATGATGCCAGCATCAAGCAGTGGACTATTACATACTGA
- the idh3b gene encoding isocitrate dehydrogenase [NAD] subunit beta, mitochondrial isoform X1, with product MAASLRGSLVTLAKSLSGPRWQQLASRPLSLSTGLCGVESPPARADATFKVTMVPGDGVGPELMTAVKEVFKAGDVPVEFEEFHLSEVQNMASEEKLEQVLKSMKNNKVAMKGKIHTPMEFKGELASYEMRLRRKLDLFANVVHVNSLPGYSTRHNNLDLVIIREQTEGEYSSLEHESVSGVIECLKIITREKSRRIAKFAFDYATKKGRNKVTAVHKANIMKLGDGLFLQSCAEVAQLYPKIKYENIIIDNCCMQLVQNPYQFDVLVMPNLYGNIIDNLAAGLVGGAGVVPGESYSAEYAVFETGARHPFAQAVGRNIANPTAMLLSAANMLRHLNLEYHSQMVSDAVKRVIKQGKVRTRDLGGYCTTGDFVHAVVDNLRHRPIL from the exons ATGGCGGCCTCCTTGAGAGGAAGCTTGGTAACATTGGCCAAG AGCCTAAGTGGCCCCCGATGGCAGCAGCTGGCCTCACGACCTCTAAGCTTATCCACTGGTCTCTGTGGTGTGGAGTCTCCTCCAGCACGTGCAGATGCCACCTTCAAGGTCACAATGGTACCAGGCGATGGAGTTGGACCTGAGCTAATGACTGCTGTCAAGGAAGTATTTAAG GCAGGAGATGTCCCAGTAGAATTTGAGGAGTTTCATCTCAGTGAGGTACAGAACATGGCCAGTGAAGAGAAACTGGAGCAGGTGTTGAAGTCCATGAAGAACAACAAAGTGGCGATGAAag GAAAGATTCACACACCCATGGAGTTCAAAGGGGAACTGGCTTCATATGAAATGAGGCTGAG GCGTAAATTGGACCTGTTTGCTAATGTGGTTCATGTGAACAGCTTGCCGGGCTACAGCACTCGCCACAATAACCTGGACCTAGTAATCATTCGTGAACAGACTGAGGGAGAGTACAGCTCCCTTGAACACGAG AGTGTTTCGGGTGTGATCGAATGTTTGAAGATCATCACAAGAGAGAAGTCACGGCGCATTGCCAAATTTGCCTTCGACTATGCCACCAAGAAGGGGCGTAATAAGGTCACTGCAGTTCACAAAGCCAACATAAT GAAATTAGGTGATGGCCTGTTTCTCCAGAGCTGCGCAGAGGTGGCACAGTTGTATCCCAAAATTAAATATGAGAACATCATCATTGATAACTGTTGcatgcag ctggtccagAACCCATACCAGTTTGATGTACTGGTGATGCCAAACCTCTACGGTAACATTATTGACAACCTGGCAGCAGGGTTAGTTGGCGGGGCAGGAGTTGTTCCTGGGGAAAGCTACAGTGCTGAGTATGCTGTATTTGAGACT GGTGCACGCCACCCCTTTGCACAAGCAGTAGGCAGGAACATTGCCAACCCCACAGCCATGCTGCTCAGTGCTGCTAACATGCTCAGGCACCTCAA CCTGGAGTATCACTCCCAAATGGTGTCGGATGCTGTCAAGAGGGTCATCAAACAGGGCAAG GTTCGGACACGAGACCTTGGAGGATACTGTACCACTGGCGACTTTGTGCACGCCGTTGTGGACAACCTGCGCCACCGACCTATTCTCTAA
- the idh3b gene encoding isocitrate dehydrogenase [NAD] subunit beta, mitochondrial isoform X2 produces the protein MAASLRGSLVTLAKSLSGPRWQQLASRPLSLSTGLCGVESPPARADATFKVTMVPGDGVGPELMTAVKEVFKAGDVPVEFEEFHLSEVQNMASEEKLEQVLKSMKNNKVAMKGKIHTPMEFKGELASYEMRLRRKLDLFANVVHVNSLPGYSTRHNNLDLVIIREQTEGEYSSLEHESVSGVIECLKIITREKSRRIAKFAFDYATKKGRNKVTAVHKANIMKLGDGLFLQSCAEVAQLYPKIKYENIIIDNCCMQLVQNPYQFDVLVMPNLYGNIIDNLAAGLVGGAGVVPGESYSAEYAVFETGARHPFAQAVGRNIANPTAMLLSAANMLRHLNLEYHSQMVSDAVKRVIKQGKVRTGDLGGYATSDEFTRAVIANLGV, from the exons ATGGCGGCCTCCTTGAGAGGAAGCTTGGTAACATTGGCCAAG AGCCTAAGTGGCCCCCGATGGCAGCAGCTGGCCTCACGACCTCTAAGCTTATCCACTGGTCTCTGTGGTGTGGAGTCTCCTCCAGCACGTGCAGATGCCACCTTCAAGGTCACAATGGTACCAGGCGATGGAGTTGGACCTGAGCTAATGACTGCTGTCAAGGAAGTATTTAAG GCAGGAGATGTCCCAGTAGAATTTGAGGAGTTTCATCTCAGTGAGGTACAGAACATGGCCAGTGAAGAGAAACTGGAGCAGGTGTTGAAGTCCATGAAGAACAACAAAGTGGCGATGAAag GAAAGATTCACACACCCATGGAGTTCAAAGGGGAACTGGCTTCATATGAAATGAGGCTGAG GCGTAAATTGGACCTGTTTGCTAATGTGGTTCATGTGAACAGCTTGCCGGGCTACAGCACTCGCCACAATAACCTGGACCTAGTAATCATTCGTGAACAGACTGAGGGAGAGTACAGCTCCCTTGAACACGAG AGTGTTTCGGGTGTGATCGAATGTTTGAAGATCATCACAAGAGAGAAGTCACGGCGCATTGCCAAATTTGCCTTCGACTATGCCACCAAGAAGGGGCGTAATAAGGTCACTGCAGTTCACAAAGCCAACATAAT GAAATTAGGTGATGGCCTGTTTCTCCAGAGCTGCGCAGAGGTGGCACAGTTGTATCCCAAAATTAAATATGAGAACATCATCATTGATAACTGTTGcatgcag ctggtccagAACCCATACCAGTTTGATGTACTGGTGATGCCAAACCTCTACGGTAACATTATTGACAACCTGGCAGCAGGGTTAGTTGGCGGGGCAGGAGTTGTTCCTGGGGAAAGCTACAGTGCTGAGTATGCTGTATTTGAGACT GGTGCACGCCACCCCTTTGCACAAGCAGTAGGCAGGAACATTGCCAACCCCACAGCCATGCTGCTCAGTGCTGCTAACATGCTCAGGCACCTCAA CCTGGAGTATCACTCCCAAATGGTGTCGGATGCTGTCAAGAGGGTCATCAAACAGGGCAAG GTGCGCACTGGTGACCTAGGGGGCTATGCAACAAGTGACGAGTTCACCCGGGCCGTCATTGCCAACCTAGGAGTGTGA
- the ptpra gene encoding receptor-type tyrosine-protein phosphatase alpha: MPTSHFWGRMGVCPLLLLLCLALGASAQDPVPSTSPPNATASLNLTVTHAAVHVGPPITPAAAVLPATPGPTETTTAEVQTTATTTTTAATAKPGGAGDIPPSDANDTSAEFPLPLPPPPTPNDATQAPPTTAPPPSPTPSVEESETTGPATDTPPPEMETTTLPEPSTSDTTPHGVDNPSGDMPIIAVMVALSSLLVIVFIIIILYMLRFKKYKQAGSHSNSFRLTNGRSDDTELQSVPLLARSPSTNRKYPPLPVDKLEEEMNRRMADDNKLFREEFNALPVCPIQASCDAASKEENKEKNRYVNILPYDHSRVHLSSLEGVPDSDFINASFINGYQEKNKFIAAQGPKEETVNDFWRMIWEQNTATIVMVTNLKERKECKCAQYWPDQGCWTYGNIRVSVEDMMVLVDYTIRKFCIQQVGDVSGKKPQRLVTQFHFTSWPDFGVPFTPIGMLKFLKKVKTCNPQYAGPIVVHCSAGVGRTGTFIVIDAMLDMMNAERKVDVFGFVTRIRAQRCQMVQTDMQYVFIFQALLEHYLYGDTELEVTSLESHLAKLYAPSPGAGCSGLEAEFKKLTSIKIQNDKMRTGNLPANMKKNRVLQIIPYEFNRVIIPVKRGEENTDYVNASFIDGYRQKDSYMASQGPLQHTTEDFWRMIWEWRSCSIVMLTELEERGQEKCAQYWPSDGAVVFGDISIEIKREEECESYTVRDLLVTNTRENKARAVRQFHFHGWPEVGIPTDGKGMINLIAAVQKQQQQSGNHPITVHCSAGAGRTGTFCALSTVLERVKAEGILDVFQTVKSLRLQRPHMVQTLEQYEFCYKVVQEYIDAFSDYANFK; the protein is encoded by the exons ATGCCAACGTCGCACTTTTGG GGCAGAATGGGTGTGTGtcccctgctcctgcttctctgtctgGCCCTCGGGGCCTCAGCCCAGGATCCTGTCCCCTCCACAA GTCCTCCAAACGCCACCGCCTCCCTGAACCTGACAGTCACGCACGCAGCAGTACACGTGGGCCCGCCCATAACACCTGCCGCTGCAGTTCTCCCAGCGACGCCAGGACCCACGGAAACCACCACAGCAGAAGTACAAACCACAGCCACGACGACGACCACAGCTGCAACTGCAAAGCCAGGTGGCGCCGGCGACATCCCGCCCTCTGATGCCAACGACACCTCGGCTGAGTTTCCGCTCCCCCTGCCCCCACCTCCGACTCCCAACGACGCCACTCAGGCACCTCCgaccaccgccccccccccttctccgaCCCCATCTGTGGAGGAGAGCGAAACCACAGGCCCTGCTACAGACACCCCGCCTCCGGAGATGGAGACCACCACTCTACCTGAGCCATCCACCTCAGACACCACTCCACACG GTGTAGACAATCCCTCTGGTGACATGCCGATCATAGCTGTGATGGTGGCCCTGTCCTCTCTGCTGgtcatcgtcttcatcatcatcattctctACATGCTCCG GTTTAAGAAGTacaaacaggcaggaagtcATTCGAACTCCTTCAGGTTAACCAACGGTCGGTCCGATGATACAG AACTCCAGAGCGTCCCGCTATTGGCCCGTTCGCccagcacaaacaggaagtaccCGCCTCTTCCTGTCGACAAGTTGGAGGAAGAAATGAACCGTCGCATGGCTGATGACAACAAGCTCTTCAGGGAGGAGTTTAAC GCGCTGCCCGTCTGCCCGATCCAGGCGTCATGTGATGCTGCTTccaaggaggaaaacaaagaaaagaacagatATGTCAACATCCTGCCAT ACGATCACTCCCGGGTGCATCTCTCATCTCTCGAGGGCGTCCCTGACTCTGATTTCATCAATGCCTCCTttataaat GGTTACCAGGAAAAGAATAAGTTTATTGCAGCTCAAG GACCAAAGGAGGAAACCGTCAATGACTTCTGGCGGATGATCTGGGAGCAGAACACAGCCACCATAGTCATGGTGACTAATctgaaggaaaggaaagag tgtaAGTGTGCCCAGTACTGGCCGGACCAGGGCTGTTGGACATACGGGAACATTCGAGTGTCGGTAGAGGACATGATGGTTCTGGTGGACTACACCATCCGCAAGTTCTGCATCCAGCAG GTGGGGGATGTGTCCGGGAAGAAGCCTCAGAGGCTCGTCACCCAGTTCCACTTCACCAGTTGGCCAGACTTTGGGGTGCCCTTTACCCCTATTGGCATGCTCAAGTTCCTCAAGAAAGTCAAGACCTGCAACCCACAGTATGCCGGGCCCATTGTGGTCCATTGTAG TGCGGGCGTGGGGCGAACAGGCACCTTCATAGTGATTGATGCCATGTTGGACATGATGAACGCGGAGAGGAAGGTGGACGTGTTTGGCTTCGTCACCAGAATCAGAGCCCAGCGCTGTCAGATGGTCCAGACTGAT ATGCAATATGTGTTCATCTTCCAGGCCTTGTTAGAGCACTATTTGTACGGAGACACAGAGCTAGAGGTGACCTCTTTGGAGTCACACCTGGCAAAGCTCTATGCTCCGTCACCTGGAGCAGGCTGCAGTGGCCTGGAGGCTGAATTCAAG AAACTCACGTCTATCAagattcagaatgacaaaatgCGGACGGGCAACCTGCCTGCCAATATGAAGAAGAACAGAGTGCTGCAGATTATTCCAT ACGAGTTCAACAGAGTGATCATTCCAGTCAAACGTGGCGAGGAGAACACCGACTACGTCAACGCCTCTTTCATTGAT GGCTACCGTCAGAAGGACTCGTACATGGCCAGCCAGGGCCCCCTGCAGCACACCACGGAGGACTTCTGGAGGATGATCTGggagtggaggagctgctccatAGTCATGCtcactgagctggaggagagaggacag GAAAAGTGTGCTCAGTATTGGCCCAGTGATGGAGCCGTGGTCTTCGGGGACATTTCCATAGAGATTAAAAGGGAGGAGGAGTGCGAGAGCTACACGGTGCGTGACCTTCTGGTCACCAACACCAGG GAGAACAAGGCTCGAGCCGTGCGTCAGTTTCATTTCCACGGCTGGCCGGAGGTGGGCATCCCCACAGACGGGAAAGGAATGATCAATTTAATCGCCGCcgtgcagaagcagcagcagcagtctggtAACCACCCCATCACTGTACATTGCAG TGCTGGTGCTGGCCGAACAGGGACCTTTTGTGCATTGAGTACAGTTCTGGAGAGGGTGAAGGCGGAGGGCATCCTAGATGTCTTTCAGACAGTCAAGAGCCTCAGACTGCAGAGACCCCACATGGTGCAGACACTG gAGCAGTACGAGTTCTGCTACAAAGTGGTCCAGGAGTATATCGATGCCTTTTCTGACTACGCCAACTTCAAATAG
- the gnrh2 gene encoding progonadoliberin-2, protein MCVSRLVLILGLLLCVGAQMSSAQHWSHGWYPGGKRELDSFGTSEISEEIKLCEAGECSYLRPQRRSLLRNILLDVLARELQKRK, encoded by the exons ATGTGTGTCTCACGGTTGGTTCTGATCCTGGGGCTTCTTCTGTGTGTGGGGGCTCAAATGTCTAGCGCCCAGCATTGGTCCCACGGTTGGTATCCTGGGGGCAAGCGAGAGCTGGACTCATTTGGCACATCAGAG ATTTCAGAGGAGATTAAGTTGTGCGAGGCCGGGGAATGCAGCTATTTGAGACCCCAGAGGAGGAGCCTTCTAAGAAACATTCTT TTGGATGTCTTAGCCAGAGAGCTCCAGAAGAGAAAGTGA